In Chryseobacterium lactis, a single genomic region encodes these proteins:
- a CDS encoding GH92 family glycosyl hydrolase has protein sequence MKNPGNSIFLLLLFLSLSLKAQKFEKLYQYVNPLIGTEKMGHTYPGATVPFGAVQLSPETDTISYELNGKYNGEVYKYCAGYRYEDKTIVGFSSTHFSGTGHSDLGDFLIMPTVGKLQLNPGTASHPENGYRSTFSHQNEKAEVGYYQVKLNDHNILAELTATPRVGVHRYTFPKSDQSHVILDLMAGIYNYDGKNVWTYVRVENGNTITGYRQTNGWARTRTVYFAMKFSKPFKSYGQKNYDGTQVYKGFWRKFDQTQNFPEIAGKNLKMYFDFDTQENEAIEIKLAISPVSQSNALENLEKETGNLSFNQIKAKAQEDWNKELNKIVIKGSDTEKTNFYTAMYHTFINPTVYMDVNGEYKGLDQNVHKAENFTNYTTFSLWDTYRALHPFFNIIQPKRNGDMVKSMMAHYHQFSMKMLPIWSHYANDNWCMSGYHSVSVVADAIIKGNYDGDPKEALKACVETASKRNYEGIGQYIDLGYIPAEKSGTSVSNTLEYAYDDWAIAQLAKHLGETEIYNQFIKRSENWKNNFDKTIGFMRPRLADGSFKKDFDVLSTHGQGFIEGNSWNYSFFVPQNPDELIKMMGGKKKFASKLDELFSMHLPDEFFADTEDITREGIIGGYVHGNEPAHHVAYFYNWAGQPWKTQSQVRHILEMQYKATPDGLGGNDDTGQMSAWYILSSLGFYPVAPGSEDYSIGSPAIDHAVLNLENGKTFEIEAINQSPTNVYVQKVLLNGKEIKNFILKHSEIMNGGKLTFYMGSKAKK, from the coding sequence ATGAAAAATCCGGGAAATTCTATTTTTCTGTTACTGTTATTTTTAAGCTTATCGCTGAAAGCTCAAAAGTTTGAAAAATTATACCAATATGTAAATCCGTTGATCGGAACTGAAAAAATGGGGCATACGTATCCCGGTGCCACTGTTCCTTTCGGAGCAGTACAACTAAGTCCTGAAACAGATACTATTTCCTATGAACTGAATGGAAAATACAATGGTGAGGTGTACAAATACTGTGCGGGATACCGCTATGAAGATAAAACAATCGTAGGTTTCAGCTCTACTCACTTTAGCGGAACCGGACATTCGGATCTTGGAGATTTCCTGATCATGCCAACGGTTGGAAAGCTTCAACTGAATCCGGGAACGGCATCTCATCCTGAAAACGGCTACAGAAGTACATTTTCTCATCAGAACGAAAAAGCAGAAGTAGGATATTACCAGGTAAAGTTGAATGACCACAATATTCTGGCAGAGTTGACGGCAACCCCAAGAGTTGGAGTTCACCGTTATACATTTCCTAAATCTGACCAATCACATGTCATTCTGGATCTGATGGCCGGAATTTATAATTATGACGGGAAAAATGTCTGGACTTATGTACGCGTTGAAAATGGCAATACCATTACAGGCTATCGCCAGACTAACGGCTGGGCTAGAACAAGAACGGTTTACTTTGCCATGAAGTTCTCAAAGCCATTTAAATCTTATGGTCAGAAGAATTATGATGGGACACAAGTGTATAAAGGATTCTGGAGAAAATTCGATCAGACGCAAAATTTCCCGGAAATTGCCGGTAAGAACCTGAAGATGTATTTTGATTTTGATACTCAGGAAAATGAAGCTATCGAAATTAAACTTGCTATATCACCGGTGAGCCAGTCTAATGCATTGGAGAATCTTGAAAAGGAAACAGGAAATTTATCCTTTAACCAAATTAAAGCAAAAGCTCAGGAAGACTGGAATAAAGAATTAAACAAAATTGTCATCAAAGGTTCTGATACTGAAAAAACTAACTTTTACACTGCCATGTATCACACTTTTATTAATCCTACGGTTTACATGGATGTCAATGGAGAATATAAAGGGCTGGATCAGAATGTTCATAAAGCAGAAAATTTCACCAATTATACAACGTTCTCGTTGTGGGATACCTACCGCGCACTTCATCCGTTTTTTAATATTATTCAACCCAAACGGAATGGCGATATGGTAAAGTCGATGATGGCACATTATCATCAGTTTTCTATGAAAATGTTACCGATCTGGTCTCATTATGCCAACGATAACTGGTGCATGAGTGGTTACCATAGTGTAAGTGTGGTGGCAGATGCTATTATCAAAGGAAATTATGATGGTGACCCTAAAGAAGCCCTGAAAGCCTGTGTAGAAACAGCCAGTAAAAGAAATTATGAAGGCATCGGACAATATATTGACCTGGGTTATATTCCTGCTGAAAAAAGTGGAACTTCAGTTTCAAATACGCTTGAATACGCTTATGACGACTGGGCAATAGCTCAATTGGCAAAACATCTGGGAGAAACGGAAATCTATAATCAATTCATTAAGCGTTCTGAAAACTGGAAAAACAATTTTGACAAGACGATCGGGTTTATGCGTCCACGCTTAGCGGATGGAAGTTTCAAAAAAGATTTTGATGTATTAAGTACCCACGGACAAGGCTTTATTGAAGGGAATTCCTGGAACTACAGTTTTTTTGTGCCACAGAATCCGGATGAATTAATAAAAATGATGGGTGGAAAGAAAAAATTTGCTTCAAAACTGGACGAGTTGTTCAGTATGCATTTACCTGACGAGTTCTTTGCCGATACCGAAGATATTACGAGAGAAGGAATTATCGGTGGATATGTTCACGGAAATGAACCGGCTCATCACGTAGCTTATTTTTACAATTGGGCGGGACAACCCTGGAAAACACAATCACAAGTTCGTCACATCTTGGAAATGCAGTATAAGGCTACCCCTGATGGATTAGGAGGAAATGATGATACCGGACAAATGAGTGCGTGGTATATTTTGAGTTCTCTTGGCTTTTACCCTGTTGCTCCAGGTTCGGAGGATTATTCAATTGGAAGCCCGGCTATTGACCATGCCGTTTTGAATCTGGAAAATGGAAAGACTTTTGAAATTGAGGCGATCAACCAAAGTCCAACAAATGTATATGTTCAAAAGGTTCTTCTGAATGGGAAGGAAATTAAAAACTTCATTCTGAAACATTCTGAGATTATGAATGGTGGGAAGCTGACATTTTATATGGGAAGTAAGGCGAAAAAGTAA
- a CDS encoding SDR family oxidoreductase yields MNLYTQPMLREGALKDKVAIVTGGGSGLGKAMTKYFLELGAHVVITSRNLEKLQTTAKELEEETGGKVLCVACDVRNWDEVEAMKEATLKEFGKIDILLNNAAGNFISPTEKLTHSAFDSILDIVLKGTKNCTLSIGKHWIDSKTPGTVLNIVTTYAWTGSAYVVPSACAKAGVLAMTRSLAVEWAKYGIRFNAIAPGPFPTKGAWDRLLPGDLQEKFDMKKKVPLRRVGEHQELANLAAYLVSDYSAYMNGEVVTIDGGEWLQGAGEFNMLEAIPQEMWDALEAMIKAKKSN; encoded by the coding sequence ATGAATCTATATACACAACCCATGCTGCGTGAAGGCGCACTGAAAGATAAAGTAGCGATTGTAACCGGAGGCGGAAGCGGCCTTGGAAAAGCGATGACAAAATATTTTCTTGAATTGGGAGCTCATGTAGTGATTACGTCAAGAAATCTGGAGAAATTACAGACTACTGCCAAAGAATTGGAAGAAGAAACAGGTGGCAAAGTGCTTTGTGTAGCATGTGATGTCCGAAACTGGGATGAGGTGGAAGCGATGAAAGAAGCAACCTTAAAAGAATTTGGAAAAATAGATATCCTTTTAAATAATGCTGCGGGAAATTTTATTTCTCCAACCGAAAAATTGACGCACTCTGCATTTGATTCCATTTTGGATATTGTTTTAAAGGGAACCAAGAACTGCACCCTTTCTATTGGAAAACACTGGATAGATTCCAAAACTCCGGGAACAGTGCTGAATATTGTTACCACCTATGCCTGGACGGGATCAGCATATGTGGTACCATCTGCTTGTGCAAAAGCAGGAGTGCTTGCTATGACAAGATCACTGGCTGTAGAGTGGGCAAAATACGGAATCCGTTTTAATGCAATTGCTCCGGGACCGTTCCCTACAAAAGGAGCGTGGGACAGACTTCTTCCAGGAGATCTTCAGGAGAAATTTGATATGAAAAAGAAAGTTCCGTTGAGAAGAGTAGGAGAACATCAGGAGCTGGCAAACCTTGCAGCATATCTGGTTTCAGACTATTCAGCATATATGAATGGGGAAGTGGTAACCATCGATGGAGGTGAATGGCTTCAGGGTGCCGGCGAATTTAACATGCTGGAGGCAATTCCGCAGGAAATGTGGGATGCTTTGGAAGCAATGATTAAAGCAAAAAAATCAAATTAA
- a CDS encoding M1 family metallopeptidase, whose product MNCKLPALVSAVAFFLLSGSVHAQETPKYDYVEAFKPFFYPQTGTETRSASGQPGHAYWQNSADYQLNVSLNEDKKEIAGTAEIKYTNNSPDRLSFLWLQLDQNLFAKNSRGNAVVPLSGSRNGAHGETFEGGYTIKSVKLDGKEVKYTITDTRMQIDLPKELKGRGGVAKITIDYSFVSPEYGSDRMGVQDTKNGKIFTMAQWYPRMCVYDDVMGWNTLPYVGASEFYLEYGDITANITVPANHYVVGSGELLNEKEVYNKDEINRWNQARNSDKTVMIRPESEIGKNKSSGTKTWKFKITQARDFAWASSSGFILDAARINLPNGKKSLAISAYPVESSGGKAWGRSTEYTKAAIEHYSNKWYGYTYPAATNVAGNEGGMEYPGIVFCHMDSKGEELWGVTDHEFGHNWFPMIVGSNERLFAWMDEGFNTFINGLSTEAFNKGEYYKKQNMAQTGSYLMTDNLEPIMVGPDNMKERSIGALAYYKPGAGLSILRETILGPEKFDKAFRIYIDRWAFKHPTPWDFFHTMENVAGEELNWFWRGWFINKWKIDQSVKNVKYVNGDFKNGAQITVENLGQLPMPTTVQLKFKDGTTNTVKIPIEVWKRNTEWTFKVDSNKEIDEVKLDPDSMVPDINMKNNRWASSDAKPLDKINVKDFAGTYGNKESKLKVIFAEKSGVLYGKAGGQQDFPLEYTGNNTFVFENANLTIVFSKDKKTITLTEGEREFKFNKE is encoded by the coding sequence ATGAATTGTAAACTTCCAGCTCTTGTTTCGGCCGTTGCATTTTTCCTTTTATCAGGATCTGTACATGCACAGGAAACTCCAAAGTATGATTATGTAGAAGCTTTCAAGCCGTTCTTTTATCCACAGACAGGTACGGAAACCCGTTCTGCAAGCGGACAACCGGGGCATGCTTATTGGCAGAATTCAGCAGACTATCAGTTGAATGTCAGCCTGAATGAAGATAAAAAAGAGATCGCAGGTACCGCTGAAATTAAATATACCAACAACAGCCCGGATCGACTCAGCTTTCTTTGGTTACAGCTTGATCAGAATTTGTTTGCAAAAAATTCCCGTGGTAATGCCGTCGTTCCTTTATCAGGGAGCAGAAATGGCGCCCATGGTGAAACTTTTGAAGGTGGCTATACCATAAAGTCTGTAAAATTGGATGGTAAAGAGGTGAAGTATACCATCACAGATACAAGAATGCAGATCGATTTGCCAAAAGAGCTTAAAGGAAGAGGTGGGGTAGCAAAAATAACCATCGATTATTCCTTTGTTTCTCCTGAATACGGATCAGACCGAATGGGGGTGCAGGATACAAAGAATGGTAAAATCTTTACGATGGCTCAGTGGTATCCAAGAATGTGTGTGTATGATGATGTAATGGGATGGAACACACTTCCTTATGTGGGTGCTTCTGAATTCTATTTGGAATATGGTGATATTACTGCTAATATTACTGTACCTGCCAATCATTACGTGGTGGGATCCGGAGAGCTGCTGAATGAAAAAGAAGTCTACAATAAAGATGAAATCAACCGATGGAATCAGGCGCGAAACAGTGATAAAACAGTCATGATCCGTCCTGAATCTGAAATCGGTAAAAACAAATCTTCAGGAACAAAAACCTGGAAGTTTAAAATAACTCAAGCCAGAGATTTTGCATGGGCATCTTCTTCAGGATTTATTTTAGATGCTGCGAGAATCAATCTTCCGAATGGTAAAAAGTCATTGGCTATTTCTGCATATCCTGTGGAAAGCTCCGGTGGTAAAGCGTGGGGAAGGTCTACGGAATATACAAAAGCCGCTATCGAACATTATTCAAATAAATGGTATGGATATACGTATCCGGCAGCTACAAATGTTGCAGGAAATGAAGGCGGGATGGAATATCCGGGAATCGTTTTTTGTCATATGGACTCAAAAGGGGAAGAGCTTTGGGGAGTAACTGATCATGAATTCGGGCATAACTGGTTTCCTATGATTGTTGGATCCAACGAGCGATTATTTGCTTGGATGGATGAAGGTTTTAATACATTTATCAATGGGCTTTCAACCGAAGCTTTTAATAAAGGAGAATATTATAAAAAACAAAACATGGCCCAGACAGGAAGTTATCTGATGACGGATAATCTGGAGCCGATAATGGTAGGTCCAGATAATATGAAAGAAAGAAGTATCGGAGCTTTGGCCTATTATAAACCCGGTGCAGGATTATCTATTTTAAGAGAAACAATTCTTGGTCCTGAAAAATTTGATAAGGCATTCAGGATTTATATTGACCGTTGGGCTTTTAAGCATCCTACACCATGGGATTTCTTTCATACAATGGAGAATGTTGCCGGTGAGGAGCTGAATTGGTTCTGGAGAGGATGGTTTATCAATAAATGGAAAATCGACCAGTCTGTTAAGAATGTAAAATATGTGAACGGAGACTTTAAAAACGGTGCTCAGATTACGGTTGAAAATTTGGGGCAATTGCCTATGCCTACTACTGTTCAGCTGAAATTTAAGGATGGAACAACCAATACGGTGAAAATACCTATTGAGGTTTGGAAGAGAAATACTGAATGGACATTTAAAGTAGATTCAAACAAGGAAATCGATGAAGTGAAGCTTGATCCGGATTCTATGGTTCCGGACATTAATATGAAAAATAACAGATGGGCTTCTTCTGATGCAAAACCGCTGGATAAAATCAATGTGAAAGATTTTGCAGGAACCTACGGAAATAAGGAGTCTAAGCTTAAAGTAATCTTTGCTGAGAAAAGCGGTGTGCTATATGGAAAAGCAGGAGGACAGCAGGATTTTCCTTTAGAATATACGGGAAATAATACGTTTGTTTTTGAAAATGCCAACCTGACAATCGTCTTTAGTAAAGATAAGAAGACCATTACCCTTACCGAAGGCGAAAGAGAATTCAAGTTCAATAAGGAGTAA
- a CDS encoding endonuclease/exonuclease/phosphatase family protein: MSFRFSIIFLMLYALGFSQDLTVMSFNIRLNVESDKENAWPQRKQDVADLLTYYHPDYFGVQEALPEQMKDIKSGLKNYNYVGVGRDDGKEKGEFSAIFYDTNRLDVVKSGTFWLSETPEKPSKGWDAALNRICTYAIFKDKKSKKEFLAMNLHFDHVGNVARVKSSELILKKIKELNPKNLPVTLSGDFNLTDDTEPIKILSQNMKDTFYHSETKHYGPVGTFTGFNVNEIPKERIDYIFTNGFKIKSHRHINDRRESLLYPSDHFPVITNLSF; encoded by the coding sequence ATGAGTTTCAGATTTTCAATTATATTCCTCATGCTTTATGCATTGGGATTTTCACAGGATCTTACCGTAATGAGTTTTAATATCCGTCTTAATGTTGAATCGGATAAAGAGAATGCCTGGCCACAGAGAAAACAGGATGTTGCAGATTTATTAACCTATTATCATCCTGATTATTTTGGGGTTCAGGAAGCTCTTCCCGAGCAGATGAAGGATATCAAAAGCGGATTGAAGAATTATAATTATGTTGGTGTTGGAAGAGATGATGGTAAAGAAAAAGGAGAATTTTCAGCTATTTTTTATGATACCAACAGGCTGGATGTTGTAAAGTCAGGAACGTTCTGGTTATCTGAAACTCCGGAAAAACCCTCAAAAGGATGGGATGCAGCCTTAAACAGAATTTGTACCTATGCCATATTTAAAGATAAAAAATCAAAAAAAGAATTTCTGGCCATGAACCTTCATTTTGATCATGTGGGAAATGTCGCAAGAGTTAAATCTTCGGAGTTGATTTTGAAAAAAATAAAAGAACTTAATCCTAAGAATTTACCTGTAACATTAAGTGGAGATTTTAATCTGACAGATGATACAGAGCCCATCAAAATTCTATCCCAAAATATGAAGGATACTTTCTATCATTCGGAAACGAAACATTACGGACCGGTAGGAACATTTACAGGATTTAACGTTAATGAAATACCCAAAGAAAGGATTGATTATATCTTTACAAACGGTTTCAAAATAAAATCACACAGGCATATCAATGACAGAAGAGAAAGTCTTTTGTATCCGTCGGATCACTTTCCGGTCATTACCAATTTGTCTTTTTAA